The Candidatus Latescibacterota bacterium nucleotide sequence TTTCACTGTCCTCGGCACGGATCAGACATTCGGACACCCTGACTCTGTCCAGATCCAGTCTGGCGTCGTCGCATGTGACATCGAGTCTTCCTTCGAATTCTTCGATATTGAGGTCTCCGTCTTCAAACCTGATCCTGATCCTTTCCGCCTTGATGTCAATAAGCGTGATATCTCCATCATCGGCAGCTATCTCGATATTTTCTCTCCATCCTTCGATGTCTATTTCCCCGTCATCCCCTGTTATGTCAAGATTAATATAATCTGGTGCGCTTATCGTGTAAGAGTACTCTCTGACATTGAATATCTGAAAACCAATAGTGCCGGTGCTCTTTTCTTTTCCGATGACAGTCACAAAGTTATTCTTTTTCTTGAATTCAACGGCAAAATCCCTTTTGCCGGCGCCCAGTATTTTGAATTCGGCATAATAATGTACTTCTATCTCGATCTCGTCCCGGTCCCATTTTCTGATCGTGACACTACCGTCTCCGCTCTTCAATCGAAGACCGTCACCTCTGGAGACCTCAAAAGTCTCCTTGTAGTCTTTTTTTATCTCCCGGGCTCCGGCGGTCCCGCTTGAAAAACATAGTATAGAGAATACAATCAGAATAATAAAAATACGTTTCATTACACTTCACCTCCGTAGCAATATTACGAGTCGCCCGACAATAAGTTTCAATGTTCGATCTCATCCATGA carries:
- a CDS encoding DUF4097 domain-containing protein, translated to MKRIFIILIVFSILCFSSGTAGAREIKKDYKETFEVSRGDGLRLKSGDGSVTIRKWDRDEIEIEVHYYAEFKILGAGKRDFAVEFKKKNNFVTVIGKEKSTGTIGFQIFNVREYSYTISAPDYINLDITGDDGEIDIEGWRENIEIAADDGDITLIDIKAERIRIRFEDGDLNIEEFEGRLDVTCDDARLDLDRVRVSECLIRAEDSEINIRNSEGAFDIRGDDGNIDLFRLKVNTLNVQANDGDIDIELLKTDALDMDVRTDDGDICVSLQEGISAVFSIDVEDGRIRADLSTSDDVRKGKNWMSGKLGSGKGRIRIRTNDGRVDIREIR